The genomic stretch GGCGACGTTCCAGCCCGCGCGCGGCACGGTCAACGCAGGCACGGTGACGCTCACTGCGGGCGCGCAGGCGGTGGACGTCGTGCTGAGCGCGCTCGGCCGGGTGAGGCTCTGCTCCGACCACCTGGGAGGGTATCCGACATGCTGACGCGCGTGTGTCAGCGCGGCTTCAGCCTGGTCGAACTGATGGTGGCGATCACCCTCGGACTGTTCGTCCTCGCCGGCGTCTCCTATCTCCACGCCGAGGTGGTCAGGGCCAACGCCGCCGTGCTCAAGACCGCCCACCTCCAGCAGACGCTGTGGTCGCTGATGGCCCTGATCGCGGACGACGTGCGGCGCGCCGGCTACTGGAGCCGCGCCGAGCTCACCCTCGACGGCACCGCCGCGAACGGCTACGCCC from Gammaproteobacteria bacterium encodes the following:
- a CDS encoding prepilin-type N-terminal cleavage/methylation domain-containing protein, which encodes MLTRVCQRGFSLVELMVAITLGLFVLAGVSYLHAEVVRANAAVLKTAHLQQTLWSLMALIADDVRRAGYWSRAELTLDGTAANGYAPIRLVDGDCFLYSYDEDKDDADGAPDPRGPARLPPLSGAEVQLKTSDDACGGKPPARTAAAAPGG